In one Brassica oleracea var. oleracea cultivar TO1000 chromosome C9, BOL, whole genome shotgun sequence genomic region, the following are encoded:
- the LOC106314127 gene encoding alpha-glucan water dikinase 2-like produces the protein MSKLESGVYQNRGWSLGPMLMTPFQQVTNTTEMGEMARLKEIQEAVLQMSAPKALRNELIHKLRSERMSYHGDESSWNRSWVAIKKLWASKWNVRAYVSRKLELTHDAVCMSVLVQESCGDYAFVIHTNNPVTGDSSEIHTRDCEGFGRDLGWRISRTSNELYHHPGYTRFYFYKLLVVFRY, from the exons ATGTCAAAGCTCGAATCTGGGGTTTATCAGAACAGAGGGTGGTCGCTTGGACCGATGCTCATGACTCCATTTCAGCAAGTTACCAACACAACGGAAAT GGGAGAGATGGCAAGACTTAAGGAGATTCAAGAAGCTGTCTTACAAATGAGCGCACCAAAGGCTCTG AGAAATGAACTGATTCACAAACTGAGAAGTGAAAGAATGTCGTATCATGGAGATGAATCAAGCTGGAACCGATCATGGGTGGCAATTAAGAAG CTCTGGGCTTCAAAGTGGAACGTGAGAGCTTACGTCAGTAGAAAACTAGAGTTGACCCATGATGCCGTCTGCATGTCGGTGCTGGTTCAAGAATCATGTGGTGATTATGCTTTCGTCATTCACACAAACAATCCTGTCACTGGTGATTCTTCAGAAATACACACAAGAG ATTGTGAAGGGTTTGGGAGAGACCTTGGTTGGAGGATATCCAGGACGAGCAATGAGCTTTATCACCACCCGGGCTACACCCGATTTTATTTCTATAAATTGTTAGTTGTTTTCAGATATTGA
- the LOC106314128 gene encoding LOW QUALITY PROTEIN: uncharacterized protein LOC106314128 (The sequence of the model RefSeq protein was modified relative to this genomic sequence to represent the inferred CDS: substituted 1 base at 1 genomic stop codon) gives MVKMNPKTIVTNLLLLLLQISNFSIVVFSLERLYRKPYKSEFSIRPSTVTRIIVANELWGLKNGSAGFVCAHGPKVWRKSNPGDWYIVIEFEHTAWFLVTQVTVVSQAGRSHFVTTELNIRNEMQGLKRPEIVYHCQAINNGLEYGWRRAKKPPLGHTFHVLLEGGQKLEEEIHRCHFRSVLGKADVDIHMTAIDAEICNYKRACAVHVVTPEGIMFHGKEWDFKERYPRLIPRTYLEGKWKPWPXRSSSGREDPRSQRRFGDSIESGDVSFSIMLRNEMYGLRRPLVVYRCKSSGKSLRWHQSYRKQEFTWDFEVPPFGNGVVIHQCHFMSSQGTADVIIKTLSMTSILCGGHVCKYVIGPNGIYFVGFETYYPHNIFLRFVELVRPVVKLVEPWKAWSPRQLKEFRAERNRTRSEDDNYMEDHD, from the exons ATGGTGAAGATGAATCCCAAAACCATAGTTACAAACCTCCTCCTCTTACTCCTGCAAATCTCCAACTTCTCCATCGTTGTCTTCTCTCTTGAGCGGTTATATAGGAAACCTTATAAATCGGAGTTTAGCATACGACCAAGCACTGTCACACGTATCATCGTGGCCAACGAATTATGGGGTCTTAAGAACGGTAGCGCTGGCTTTGTATGCGCTCACGGTCCCAAGGTTTGGCGTAAAAGCAATCCGGGAGACTGGTACATTGTAATCGAGTTCGAACACACTG CGTGGTTCCTTGTAACGCAGGTCACCGTGGTCTCCCAGGCCGGGAGGTCACATTTTGTCACAACGGAGCTGAACATACGTAATGAAATGCAAGGCTTGAAACGTCCAGAGATAGTTTACCACTGCCAAGCTATAAATAATGGCCTTGAATACGGTTGGAGACGAGCCAAAAAGCCACCATTGGGCCATACCTTCCATGTACTCTTGGAAGGTGGCCAAAAACTGGAGGAGGAGATTCACCGCTGCCATTTCCGATCGGTGCTCGGTAAAGCAGACGTCGATATCCACATGACCGCGATTGATGCTGAGATTTGTAATTAT AAAAGGGCATGTGCCGTTCATGTGGTTACACCGGAAGGGATAATGTTTCATGGTAAAGAATGGGATTTCAAAGAGAGGTATCCACGGCTGATACCACGGACATATCTTGAAGGTAAGTGGAAACCTTGGCCATGACGCAGCAGCAGCGGCCGTGAGGACCCGAGAAGCCAACGTCGCTTTGGAG ACTCGATTGAAAGTGGAGATGTGAGTTTCTCTATAATGTTGAGAAACGAAATGTACGGCTTAAGACGTCCATTGGTTGTCTACCGGTGCAAGTCATCTGGAAAATCTCTCCGGTGGCACCAATCGTATAGGAAACAGGAGTTTACATGGGATTTTGAAGTCCCGCCATTTGGAAACGGCGTGGTCATTCACCAGTGCCACTTCATGTCGAGCCAAGGGACAGCGGATGTCATTATCAAGACGTTGTCGATGACATCGATCTTGTGCGGAGGACATGTGTGTAAATATGTTATTGGGCCGAACGGTATATATTTCGTTGGTTTTGAGACCTATTATCCGCACAATATTTTCTTAAGATTTGTGGAGTTGGTAAGGCCTGTTGTCAAGCTTGTTGAGCCATGGAAGGCGTGGTCACCGCGGCAGCTAAAAGAGTTTCGAGCGGAACGCAACCGCACCAGGTCAGAGGATGATAACTACATGGAAGACCACGATTAG
- the LOC106317662 gene encoding uncharacterized protein LOC106317662 has protein sequence MARNQGLWLFVAAVVAVALLPAPTMAGRLELRNEIEGVAVRKAKLSMRCWSNEDDLGWDVIKPMESRLWKFTTMNMWPFQKTEFRCQFRSGFGTTNQEVVTVFSVKSGFRRECGFLGDECTWVAKRDGFYLRKVIKDKDDTKTFVDILKSKWVWKW, from the coding sequence ATGGCAAGAAACCAAGGCTTGTGGCTCTTCGTGGCGGCGGTTGTGGCCGTAGCATTGTTACCCGCACCGACAATGGCGGGACGTCTAGAGCTAAGGAACGAGATCGAAGGGGTCGCCGTCCGGAAAGCGAAGCTGTCCATGCGGTGCTGGTCGAACGAGGACGACCTCGGGTGGGACGTGATAAAGCCAATGGAGTCACGGCTGTGGAAGTTCACGACAATGAACATGTGGCCGTTTCAGAAGACTGAGTTTCGGTGCCAGTTTCGAAGCGGGTTTGGAACAACGAACCAAGAAGTGGTGACCGTGTTCTCTGTCAAAAGCGGGTTTCGGAGGGAGTGCGGATTCTTAGGAGACGAGTGCACTTGGGTAGCGAAGAGAGATGGGTTCTATCTGAGGAAGGTCATAAAGGACAAGGATGATACTAAGACCTTTGTTGATATCCTCAAAAGCAAATGGGTTTGGAAATGGTGA